One part of the Oceanihabitans sp. IOP_32 genome encodes these proteins:
- a CDS encoding rhodanese-like domain-containing protein, whose product MKKVLLLIVFFGVGFYSCNKSAKSDAKLLSPAELQLLMQQEGVQLIDLRTPKEFQSGFIENAQNIDFLSPTFEQELLKLDKNKPLILYCRSGRRSAKSYKKWFQAGFTEIYDLEGGIVKWRNGGFLIKNTP is encoded by the coding sequence ATGAAAAAGGTATTACTTTTAATCGTTTTTTTTGGAGTTGGGTTTTACAGTTGTAATAAGTCGGCAAAAAGTGATGCGAAATTGTTGTCGCCAGCAGAATTGCAATTGCTTATGCAACAAGAGGGTGTTCAATTAATTGATTTACGTACACCAAAAGAGTTTCAATCGGGTTTTATCGAAAATGCTCAAAATATAGATTTTTTGTCCCCAACTTTCGAGCAAGAGTTATTAAAACTGGATAAAAATAAACCTTTAATTTTATATTGTCGCTCGGGGAGACGAAGCGCTAAAAGTTATAAGAAATGGTTTCAAGCGGGGTTTACAGAAATATACGATTTAGAAGGCGGCATTGTTAAATGGCGAAACGGTGGGTTTTTAATAAAAAACACACCGTGA